One region of Chloroflexota bacterium genomic DNA includes:
- a CDS encoding arginine--tRNA ligase, with amino-acid sequence MLDLRADLAERISAAIQSAQEGGDLPRFDPPEIIVERPREAGHGDFATPVCLGLARLARMAPLQIAEIIVRQMERPDYLGEVQIAPPGFINFTLSELWLARQVDAILEAGATYANSDMGQGLKVQVEFVSANPTGPLHVGSGRNAAIGDALANILEAAGYEVQREYYVNDAGTQIDLFAATLYARYAQALGVDEPLPEGGYQGAYMREMGERLAAEHGSKFLEMDRQEALTHFRDLGLEMMLERIREDLEVMGVRYDRWFSERTLYKDGYFDRAMDLLRRGGYLEERDGAVWFKARDLGADKDEVVVRSSGLPGYFASDIAYHYEKFLVRGFDRVIDVWGADHQGQVPRLKAAVQAMGVDPERLILILYQLVTLKRGGEVLRLSKRTGDMITLREVLDEVGPDATRFFLLARAADSQMDFDLQLAVEQSNENPVYYVQYAHARIASILKYAGDIDWSDGDVSLLTHPQELALIRQMILLPEIVRLAAEKLEPHHLPHYAQDLASTFHSFYRDCRVVSSDPADAAITKARLKLVQAAKITLARTLNLMGMTAPESM; translated from the coding sequence ATGTTGGACCTCAGAGCCGACCTCGCTGAGCGGATTTCCGCCGCCATCCAATCTGCGCAGGAGGGGGGCGATCTGCCGCGCTTTGACCCGCCGGAAATCATCGTGGAGCGCCCGCGGGAGGCAGGCCACGGCGACTTTGCCACGCCGGTCTGCCTGGGGTTGGCGCGTCTGGCGCGGATGGCCCCCTTGCAGATCGCGGAGATCATTGTGCGACAGATGGAGCGCCCCGACTACCTGGGCGAGGTCCAGATAGCGCCCCCCGGCTTCATCAACTTCACCCTCTCCGAGCTGTGGCTGGCCCGACAGGTGGATGCTATCCTCGAGGCTGGGGCCACGTATGCCAATTCGGATATGGGGCAGGGATTGAAGGTGCAGGTCGAATTCGTCAGCGCGAACCCCACTGGGCCGTTGCACGTGGGCAGCGGGCGCAATGCGGCCATCGGCGATGCGCTGGCGAATATCCTGGAAGCGGCTGGCTACGAAGTGCAGCGCGAATACTACGTGAACGACGCTGGCACGCAGATAGACCTTTTCGCCGCCACCCTGTACGCCCGCTATGCCCAGGCCCTCGGCGTGGATGAGCCGCTGCCCGAAGGCGGCTATCAGGGGGCATATATGCGCGAGATGGGCGAACGTCTGGCGGCAGAACATGGCTCGAAATTCCTCGAGATGGATCGCCAGGAGGCATTGACACACTTCCGCGACCTCGGCTTGGAAATGATGCTGGAACGCATCCGCGAGGACCTCGAAGTGATGGGGGTGCGTTACGACCGCTGGTTCTCGGAGCGGACATTATACAAGGACGGATATTTCGACCGGGCGATGGACTTGCTTCGTCGGGGAGGTTATCTGGAGGAGCGAGATGGGGCGGTGTGGTTCAAAGCCAGGGACTTGGGAGCGGACAAAGATGAAGTCGTCGTCCGCTCCAGCGGCTTGCCCGGCTATTTTGCCTCTGATATCGCGTACCATTACGAGAAGTTCCTGGTCCGCGGCTTCGATCGCGTGATTGACGTGTGGGGGGCGGACCACCAGGGGCAGGTACCACGCCTCAAGGCGGCAGTACAAGCCATGGGAGTGGACCCCGAACGGCTGATATTGATCCTATATCAATTGGTCACGCTCAAGCGAGGTGGTGAAGTGTTGCGCCTATCCAAACGCACGGGCGATATGATCACCCTGCGCGAAGTGTTGGACGAGGTGGGGCCCGACGCCACCCGCTTCTTCCTGTTGGCTCGCGCCGCCGACAGCCAGATGGACTTCGACCTGCAATTGGCGGTGGAGCAATCCAACGAGAACCCGGTGTACTACGTCCAGTACGCCCACGCCCGCATCGCCAGCATCCTGAAATATGCGGGCGATATCGATTGGTCGGATGGCGACGTATCGCTGTTGACGCATCCCCAGGAGCTGGCTTTGATTCGTCAGATGATCTTGCTTCCCGAGATTGTTCGGCTGGCGGCAGAGAAACTGGAGCCACATCATCTGCCTCATTATGCCCAGGACCTGGCCAGCACTTTCCATTCATTCTATCGCGACTGTCGCGTGGTCTCCTCGGACCCGGCAGACGCGGCCATCACCAAAGCGCGGCTTAAACTAGTGCAGGCGGCAAAGATCACCCTGGCCCGCACGCTGAACCTGATGGGGATGACGGCACCGGAGAGCATGTAG